In Fluviicola sp., the sequence TGTTAAATCAAAATCCTGTTTTACCTGGTCTGTGTAAGGAATTTTTTGAGCACAACTCGCAAGAAGAAGTGTCAAAACAGCAAAAGCAAAAATTCGTTTCATGTTTAAAAAATTTGTCGTTTTGAGACACCAAAAATAGCGCCATTTTTTAATTTCTAAGCAAATATAGTTTTTTTAATCCTCTGCATTCCGATGAAGCGGAAACAAAACCGGCCTGCTCGGCGTTGCATCATTTACGAAAGGTGCCGTTTGAAGGTTCAACATGTATTCACCATCCGGAACATCGTCAGGAATATAAATCATTTCCGTAATGGTCCGGTCGAATCGCTGATTGTCGGGAACACCCCAATATCCATGATGAAAAGCCAGTTCACCGCCGTCTTTTTCACGATCAACAGATGGCGTGTCTATCAACAAATGAATGATTCCCAACTCATCTAAAAGAGGCAAAATATCCACATCACAATAAGCCGGATTCGTATCCGAATAATTCAGGTGCATTTTCCCGGCTTCATTCGGAAGCGTGCGAATCAGCAAGGCCTCACTTTTCAGTCCCTTCAACAAACCGGAAACAGTTGCAGCAGTAATCACACGATCAACGGATCCGTCGGCTTGTACACGGATTTCCGGTGCAACGGTAATCACAACCGCGTGGTAAAGCAGTTTATCGACGATCCCGTTTACAGAATGCACTTCGGAAGTAATGTGGCCCAAACATTCCGTGTGTGTACCATGGCCATGCGGATTGAATTGAATGGAGCGAAAATTCACACTTCCGCCTTCCGCAACTGCTCCTACCCAACCGTTCTCGCGAACAGGTTCGATTACAGGTGGTGATACATACCAGGCACGGACATTTTGTTCCGATCCTTCCAACGGAATAGAACAATCTATTCCTTCATTCGTTAAAACATAGGTTCCGTTTCCGAGAAATAACTGCATAAATCTATTTAGGTAATTTAGCAATGACCTTCTTGTATTCTGAAGCAAAATCATTCACTCCCTGACAGGCCATTTCTATTCTGTAATTTTTAAAATTCTCAATTCGATTTTCCGGGTTCGGGTGTGTGCTCAGGAATTCAGGTGTGCGCGAACCTCCGGCAGCATTGATCTTTTCAAAGAACCCCGCTCCGCCGTCTGCAGCATAAACCGTCGGACAAAGGTAAGTTACCGAACCTTTATCTGCTTCCGATTCGTGGTTACGAGAGAATTTCAAACCAACCAATCCGGCAGTGATCTGCGACAATTGCTGATGATTTCCTGCAACAATCGCAAGCAATACTTCCACTCCGTACATCTGCGTCATCTGTCGTGTGGAATGGCGGAAATCAGCATGTGCAATTTCGTGACCCAATACGCCCGCCAATTGAGCTTCGTTGTCCAGGTATTTCAAAATTCCGGTGTAAACATAAATGTATCCTCCGGGAGTACAAAATGCATTCAGAGTACTGTCATCCTTGATAATGCGCAATCTCCATGCAAAATCGTCTTTGTGCTTTACCTGGCCTGAATTCAGGATGGTATTGCGGATTTTGTACAAATACTGGTATACTTCTCTATTGGAAGCTGAATCCAATAACGGATATTCTTTCGGATTTCCGTCGATTTCAGCTGCTACCTGCGCTCCCAGCTGCTTGTCTTGTTCCATGGGGAACAGATTGATCCCCGATCCCAATTTTTTGGACCCGTTACAGTTCATCAAAAAACTTGCTCCGGCAACTAATAATAAAGAAAATACAATTGCTCTTTTCATACCATTGACATTTATACAAAAATAGACTAATTCCCAAAACTTCCACTGTCAAGCGTTTATTTATAAACACCGCATATCCCGATTTTCACACTTCTTGTTTAACTTTACATAGTGGATGATAAAAAAATAGATATCGGATTAAAACTGAAAACACTTCCCGATAAGCCGGGTGTGTATCAGTATTTCGATAAAAACGGGACCATTCTTTACGTGGGAAAAGCGAAGAACCTGAAAAAACGGGTTTCTTCCTATTTCAAAAAAAACCACGAACAGGCAAAAACGTACCTGCTTGTCAGGAAGATTGCCGATATCCAATACATCGTGGTGGAGTCGGAAATGGATGCGCTTTTGCTGGAAAACAACCTCATCAAGAAATACCTTCCGAAATACAATATCCAGTTAAAAGACGATAAAACCTATCCCTGGATTTGTGTCAAAAAAGAACCGTTTCCGCGGGTTTTTTCTACGCGCATTCTTGTAAAGGACGGTTCGCGTTATTACGGCCCGTATCCAAGCGGAAGAGTCATGCACACACTTTTGGACCTGATCCGGGATTT encodes:
- a CDS encoding cyclase family protein, giving the protein MQLFLGNGTYVLTNEGIDCSIPLEGSEQNVRAWYVSPPVIEPVRENGWVGAVAEGGSVNFRSIQFNPHGHGTHTECLGHITSEVHSVNGIVDKLLYHAVVITVAPEIRVQADGSVDRVITAATVSGLLKGLKSEALLIRTLPNEAGKMHLNYSDTNPAYCDVDILPLLDELGIIHLLIDTPSVDREKDGGELAFHHGYWGVPDNQRFDRTITEMIYIPDDVPDGEYMLNLQTAPFVNDATPSRPVLFPLHRNAED
- a CDS encoding M48 family metalloprotease, with product MKRAIVFSLLLVAGASFLMNCNGSKKLGSGINLFPMEQDKQLGAQVAAEIDGNPKEYPLLDSASNREVYQYLYKIRNTILNSGQVKHKDDFAWRLRIIKDDSTLNAFCTPGGYIYVYTGILKYLDNEAQLAGVLGHEIAHADFRHSTRQMTQMYGVEVLLAIVAGNHQQLSQITAGLVGLKFSRNHESEADKGSVTYLCPTVYAADGGAGFFEKINAAGGSRTPEFLSTHPNPENRIENFKNYRIEMACQGVNDFASEYKKVIAKLPK